In a genomic window of Quercus lobata isolate SW786 chromosome 4, ValleyOak3.0 Primary Assembly, whole genome shotgun sequence:
- the LOC115986246 gene encoding uncharacterized protein LOC115986246: MSGAQGALPPESKIATTYESISGGDNKTKIEIRSEEDQGMIQIDKFQDKVQDAAGKGGPVFGPGKDENKQDLGVTGTPANENLTYNLY, encoded by the coding sequence ATGTCAGGGGCACAGGGAGCACTGCCACCGGAGTCAAAGATTGCAACAACATACGAGTCAATATCTGGGGGAGATAACAAAACCAAGATTGAGATACGTTCAGAAGAGGATCAGGGTATGATTCAAATAGATAAGTTTCAGGACAAGGTCCAAGATGCTGCTGGAAAAGGTGGCCCTGTATTTGGTCCTGGTAAAGATGAAAACAAGCAGGACCTTGGTGTTACTGGGACACCTGCGAATGAGAACCTCACCTATAATTTATATTAA